From Desulfuromonadales bacterium, one genomic window encodes:
- a CDS encoding citrate lyase holo-[acyl-carrier protein] synthase, protein MSYAKLKSELLAARDRRHAALLQALGHGGRATLFLSLALPGADKTPAGALHLFAWARQEAAAACGSLAGLREGFDRLGPFAILGSAMEPAPLKQICVGLEAIAPFARLIDADVYDPQGVAADRAALGLPPRSCLVCEAPARECIRLGRHDGAELSRRVHELLAPFTD, encoded by the coding sequence ATGTCATACGCAAAGTTGAAGAGTGAGCTGCTGGCCGCCCGCGACCGCCGCCACGCCGCCCTGCTGCAGGCCCTCGGCCACGGCGGGCGGGCCACCCTGTTTCTCTCCCTCGCCCTTCCCGGCGCCGACAAGACGCCGGCCGGCGCCCTCCATCTCTTCGCCTGGGCCAGGCAGGAAGCGGCGGCGGCCTGCGGGAGCCTGGCGGGACTGCGCGAGGGATTCGACCGGCTCGGCCCCTTCGCCATCCTCGGCAGCGCCATGGAACCTGCGCCGCTGAAGCAGATCTGCGTCGGGCTGGAGGCCATCGCCCCCTTCGCCCGGCTGATCGACGCCGATGTCTACGACCCGCAAGGGGTCGCCGCCGACCGGGCGGCCCTGGGGCTCCCACCCCGTTCCTGCCTGGTCTGCGAGGCGCCGGCCAGGGAATGCATCCGCCTCGGGCGTCACGACGGCGCCGAACTTTCCCGGAGGGTTCATGAACTGCTCGCCCCTTTCACAGACTGA